The sequence CAGCATACAGTTTACTGACTGACTAACAGTGGTAAAACCTGCTCGAATCAACTGCGGAAAGGAACAGCGTTGCCTTTTTTCACAATACCTTCCGGGAATGGACCTGAACCTCCCTGGCGACGATGCGGAGCGACAGCGCGAACCCCGCCGCGCACATGGCGCGCAGGAGCCGCAGGGTGACGACGAGGACGAGCAGCACGGGGAAGACAAGGGCTCCGATCGAGACCTTGAGGAACGCGTAGGTCACCGGGGACTCGTCGCCCAGGGCCCGGCGCGCGACGGTCCCGGCGGCCACGCCCGCGCAGGCGACCCACGCGCTCGCGAGGTACATGTACTGCAGAACCTTGGGCACGGCGAGGTGCGGGagcagcgcggccgccggctcccgcggcggcgcctgggGGAGAACCTCGAGCACCACCTTGGAGGCAGCCATGGGAGCGCGCGGGGAGGAGCTGAGGAGGGGAGGGAACCCTAGCTAGGCTCTCGAGGCTCGCAGTGGAGGCGGGGAGCGGCTGTGCTGTGAAGTGGGGGGAACTGGGGCGAGGGGAAATTCGGTTGGAATGGCGATGACCCGACGAACACGgagggccggcgccgccgccatgggagggcgcgggaggaggaatgggaatggggaggagggcggcgccacgagggagggagggctgtGGGCGGACGCCAGGGGGTGGAGGAAAAAAAtaccggagagagagagggaggggagaatgaaaaaaaataggtGGAGAACACATCACCGTCGGGTCATATTACAACCCGGCGGTGATGATTACGTATCACtgccggttcgtaatacgacccggcggtgatgttgtcgagagcatcaccgccgggtcgtattaggaaccggcggtgatacgtAAGCATCACcgctgggtccatttggaaccggcggtgatagactATCAAAAGCTAGAATTTCACAttacaaaccggcggtgatggggcgtTGGCAATGatgtattctgtagtagtgagtaAGAACAGAACAGACTTCAAAAGCTAGAATTTCACACTACTAAAGAACTTTTAACAAAGCATGCAAAGAACTAGCAGAGATTAGTAAAAAGGAGCTAATAAAGTAGCTAATCATGTGATCGGAAAATAGATGCGAAAGGTTGGGCGGCCGAGTTGGCTAGCCCAGCCCGGTAGCGTCGCTCCCACGAAGTCGTGAGTTCGAATTCCAGCCGGGACGAATTTCTGCTCGCGGGTAAAAAAAATTCCCTTGTGGTGGGGTCCTTTCACACAAACACCCCCGGGCCGCGGTTTTTGTGATCGTTAAATAGATAGCAAGGGTAATATAAAATGCAACCCGAGCCTTGATTTCCTTGCTTGACCAGCTGCTGGCCTGCGAGCTGCGCACAGCTCCTCGTGGGCTTGGCCACGTGCAGCCGTATGGGTCGCCCCACCTTGCTTGCACACGGGCTGGTGCCCTTGGGCTGCGCGCGCCCCAGCtgggcggtttttttatttttttattttttattttcgttttttataaaaatatatttttgatttggaaatttacaggaaaatacccgggcggccgggacgtggccgcccggcagcagaGCGGCAGaggtatttttgaaaaaaaatcgcgAAGAAAATTCCGCGCAAGTCTCTGAGGCCGGtagcccggcagcggggcggccggccctggtTCGCCCGGCGTCGCGCGATTGGCGCGCGCGATCAGCATGTGGGAGCTGCAGCTTTCGTCCGCCGCGCTCTCCGGCGTGGGCATTATTTGGTGGGCGGCATGGCAATGGCACGGTAGTAACTCGCATACATGTGCGTGACGATCTCCGAGAACCGAGATGGGCGTCGCCTAGCTAGCACCCGCCCTGGATTCGCTTGTCCCGGTTATGCTTAGCAGGAGGGCGCATTAATGGGACAATTAAGGGATGCCCTGTTTCTCGTCGGGATTGTTTGTTTAGTTGTTTATAGGTCAACATGAGAGCATTTGGGCCTTATTTTACCAAGAAAACAGTTGTGAAGCtttatgtatcctctctccaaTGTGCAACGGCTGCTCTGTAAGCACATAGTAGTATCCTATTCACGGGAGTAATCCCCGGATACTGTATCACAGCGAGGGAGTCACGTCAGCTCGCGGACACTACATTCGGTGCATGCATTGCAGCACGCTGTGAGACTGTGACCAACAGCTTACCCGGTCTGGTCCTGCAAGTCTGCGACGCATGGCCAGGACAGGACGTACGTGAAGGCCATGCGTCGATCGGATCCTGCAAGTCTGCGACTAGACCTGGGCaaacgtcgggtcgggtcgggttcgggtcgggtcgggttcgggtcacgggtcgcataggatggcccgcgcccgacccgtacctatcaccgggtcgggtcgggttggcccgtgcaccctgcgcgggcgtgtcgggtcgggtttttttcgggttgggtcgggttttttggcctttgggtcgggttttccaggttgggtcgggttttgggtcaaaaatcacggcccgtgcccggcccgttgattgttgcgggttaaaaaatacggcccgcgcccacccgccacgtagctcgggtcgggtcgggtcgggtttttttcgggcgggttgggtcgggttgttcgggtcgggtgacccatgcccaggtctatcTGCGACGCATGGCCAGGACAGGACGTACGCCGGGTGAACCAGGACCGGCCGCCCAGCGGCCGGGCCAGGCGACCGGCCCCAGGGATCTGCGCGTAATTTTTTCTGcgaatttttttttagaaatgtcCCTGCCGtctcgctgccgggcggccaggatcTGGACGCCCGGCAACGGGGCGggcggggtatattcctgtaaatttccaaatcgaaaatatatttttgtaaaaaacgaaaataaaaaataaaaaaataaaaaaaacttccCCGGGCGGCTTCGACCTgaccgcccggcagcggggcggccgggatatattcctgtaaatttctaaatcgaaaatatatttttgtaaaaaacgaaaataaaaaataaaaaaaccgccccACCTGGGCGTTAGCGCCTTGGGCCGGCCTGCCAGCTAGCCCCCGCCTGGGCTGGCCTCGCGCCCGTGAGGGCCGCCTGCCCCTACAGTGGGCCGCCTGCTCCTCGCTGGGCTGCTCCCTACGCCGGACGCTCGCTCTTGGGTGCGATTAGGCATAGGCGATGGAATGGTCAACTATCATCTGAAGCATGGAAAGGTGTGTTGAGTCATATCTCAATATTTTAGGCTGCAGGTTGTTAGATTTAATAAATAATAGATGCATACATGCAGTGGAATTGATAACATCACCCACATGCTAAGGGACGTTCATATTAAAAAATCTATAGATGTTAAACTGTGCATCTAAATTAAATTTCAATTGCACCATCATCTTTTTTattacaagatcttcaaaacaagaccgcacttgcctatgtttgcatgatatttttcaaaaacatttttttagtatcaaataattattttcaaatactgggaataaatattttaacaacatgaacaaataattattttctagaacaaaaaattaaacatgaCTAAAAAAAGTAATGTActatgaacaaaatattaaacatcgtgaatatttgattgtataggCTACATAATGGAAGATGGATATCGCGAACAAATGATTTAGCATCGTCAAACAATTTAGTCTACAATGGGAACAAATAATTTGGCATTatgaacaaattagttacacaTTGATAGATAACATTACATGAAGAATTACAAGCATATACTCAAACCAAATGAGTCAAAAAgaactaattaaaaaacaagaAATATTAACTAAATAAAAAAGTGAAATAAGAAGCAAAAGAATCAAATGGTAATATCAGATAGGGGGCAAACCATAAGAAATTATATGAAAAGAAACATTAAGAATCACTATATTTATAGTATTCATAGACTTAGTCTATAGAAAAAATAGAGAATAGTGgatgaaaatattagaaaaaataaaacataaaaacataaaaaagaaataaaaaagaaagatcTAACGGAGCATTGCAAATGAatagtaaaaataaataaaagaaaattagtaagaaaaccaaacaaaaaaaacaatatACAACCGTGCATGCAacagaaaaaacaaaaagaaagaaataaacaTCCGTGCATGCAACATGCATGTGTCCCGAAAAGAAACAACATTAAAAAAGAGATACTTGGTCCAATCAGCCTACCGAGCCAGATAAAAAAACGAATAGCCAAATAAAGAGCGCGGGATCCTTCAAGCGATAGATCTGATATTTGCAGTGCACGCGACGCATAGCCCTCGCGCTCGCTCATGCGCAACCTTAAGGATTAATAGATTCAAAAGAAATTGAC comes from Panicum virgatum strain AP13 chromosome 4K, P.virgatum_v5, whole genome shotgun sequence and encodes:
- the LOC120703793 gene encoding uncharacterized protein LOC120703793 — protein: MAASKVVLEVLPQAPPREPAAALLPHLAVPKVLQYMYLASAWVACAGVAAGTVARRALGDESPVTYAFLKVSIGALVFPVLLVLVVTLRLLRAMCAAGFALSLRIVAREVQVHSRKVL